The stretch of DNA TGCACTTAGCAGATAAATTAGGCGCAAGTATTACTACACTTCATGCCTATTTACCCATCAATGTACCCGCAAATGTAATGGTAAGTACAGTTGGTGAACTTACTGTAATGCAGCAGATGGAAGAATGGGCAGATTACGAAGAAGCTGCCAAAACCATGCACGAAAAAGCGGTGACAGAAAAATTGGAAAGCGTGGAAGTTAACCACGAAATGGAAGAAGGTGCGGCCGTTGATGTGATTATGGAAACAGTAGAGGAGGAGGAGATAGACCTGATTGTGATGGGAACGAAAGGGGCAAGCGGATTTATTGGCGCACTGATTGGTAGCAATACTGCTGAGGTAATCGAACAAGCTACGGTTCCTGTATTGGCCATTCCTAAAAATGCACAATACCGCCCGATTCGGCGAATGGCGATTGCCACGGACTTTGACAAATTGCAGGAAGATGCAATTGCCAAAGCGGTTGAATTTGCCCAATTATTTGATGCCGAACTACATTGCATCTATGTAAATACAGCGCACAACCCTTTGATTGGTGAGCGGATGTCTAAACTTAGCAGCCATTTTGCAGATACGCCTAAGCTGACCTTTGAAGTATTGGAAGGAACGGATAATCTGTACAATGTAGAGGATGTTTTGGAAACTGTGAATAAATATGTTCACGAAAAAGACATCGATATGTTGGTGATGCAAACACACAAACGCACTTTTTTTCAAAAACTATTTACAGTCAGTTATACCAAAAAAATGGCCTTTCACACAGATATCCCTTTATTGGCCTTCAAGTAGTGAAAGAAATAAAATAATAGCAAAAATTCAAATAATCTGATAATCAAGATATTTGAGTATTGAAATAAACACACACCATTGAAGAATATTATAGTTAGTGGAATCGAAAGAAGCGGTCTAAGTAAATTTTACTTAAACCGCTCTTTTATTTGTAAATCAATGTGTTAATCAGTTATTCTATAACCGTAATTGTCATTTTAACATCTTCAACAGGACGATCGCCAGGCGCAGTTTGAACTACTGCAATTTTGTCTATAACATCCAAACCTTCTACTACTTCTCCAAAAACAGTATAGCTGCCATCTAAAAATGGAGTGCCTCCAATAGAGCGATATGTTTCCACCTGCTCAGGAGTATATTTTGTTTTCATGCGTTGCTCCAATTGCTGCAATTCTTGTGGCATAACTTTTTTACCCTGCACTACATAAAATTGTGAACCAGAAGAAGCTTTTTGAGGGTTCATTTGGTCGCCTTGACGAGCTGCCGACAATGCTCCTTTTTTGTGGTACAAATCAGGGAAGTCAAACTCAGCAGGAACTGTATAGCCAGGGCCACCTGCTCCTAATTGTTTAGTAGCCTCGGCACCTCTTGATTCGGGATCACCTCCTTGTATCATAAATTGATTGATAACTCTGTGAAACAACAAGTCATTGAAGAAACCCTCTTTTGCTAATTTAAGGAAGTTGTCACGGTGCTGAGGGGTTCGGTTGTACAAGGCCACAGTCATATCACCAAAATCGGTGCTAATTTTCACTTTTTTCATCGCTTCAACGGTGAAACTGATTTTTGCAGAAGCACAAGCAGGTTTTGATTTATTTTTGTCGCAAACCTCATAAGTTGCTTCATCCGAACCTGTAAAACCCGCTTTGGGTGTATAGCGAACTTTTCCATCCCAAAACTTGATTGTACCATTTGCAGGTTCTTTTGAGATTTTCAAACTGCTGATGTCCAATCCATCCTCTGTATCGCTGTCGTTTGCCAATACATCTACGGTGACTATCAAACCTTCATCAGTAGTCGCACTATCGTTGGTAACAGTAGGTGCTTGATTGCTTTTGCAGCCTACAAAAACCAAGCACACTAAAAAAGCGAAAAATAGTTGTTTCATTGTTATATTGTTTTATTGTTAAATAGTTGATTTTATGAGCTAAAATCAACCGAAAGTCATTGCTAATTAATTGTTAAATTAATCGTTGATTTCAAAATACCTCAATACCAGTCGCTTCAATAAAAGTTCTTGTTGTTCGACTCCTTGCTCCAATTCAGGTGCAGGGCGAATAGCTTGATAATGAGGCCAGCCTTCTTCGTCTCGGTGGGTAAATTCAAAATATCCCTTCAAACTCATTAAGTGACACACTGCAATGTGCATCAAATCTTGTTTTTGTTCTTTAGAAAATTTGCGGTGCAACTGCCCTAGTTCTTGAACGCCAATGAGGAACAAAAGAGATTGTAAGTCTGGTTTTTGGCCTAAATTTATTGCCAAGTTTTCTTGCAGATTACTCCAATCTTGCTCCAAAGTTTGTAACTCTTCGTTTGTCATTCTGCAAAAATACACAGTAATAAATGAAAATGAAAATGCAATTGAAAATCAAATATCCAATAGCTAAATTTCCGCTACCTTTACCTCTTCAATAAAAATAGTATTTTGATTGGAGGAATTCTTGGCTGTTTCAATCAATAGTTTAGGTTACATTTTAATTTTCAGTATTAGCTTTGGAGTATCAAATAAAACTGCCTCAATTTGAAGGCCCATTCGATTTGCTTTTGTTTTTTATCGAAAGAGACGAACTCGATATTTACGACATACCAATTGCAGAATTGACAATGGATTTCTTGGATTACATGCACCAAATGGAACAACTCAACATCGAACTGGCAAGTGAATTTATTTTGGTTGCAGCTACTTTGATGCGGATAAAAGCCAAGATGCTGATTCCGAGGAAAGAACTGAACGAGGAAGGAGAGGAAATTGACCCCCGGGAAGAATTGGTACAGCGGCTACTGGAATACAAAAAATACAAAACAGTAGTTGAAGAATTGCGAATCTTGGAGCAAGCAAGAGCCGAGCGATTCGAGAGAGGCAATACTGAATTTGAAGCCCAACAAATCTATCAGGAATATAGTAATGAAAATGACTTAGAGGCAATCAACCTTTACAAGCTTATGAGTGTCTTTCATATAGTTTTGCAGCGTTTTGAAGAACGCAAAAAAGAGGTGAAACACGAGGTCGTTCGTTATCCTTATACCATTAAGAATCAAAAGGAAGACTTAACACAATTAATTAACTCACAAAAAGAGTTGAACTTTCAACAACTTTTTATAGCTTGCGAAAATCGTGTTCACGCTATTTTTCGTTTGTTAGCAATATTAGAAATGGCGCAAGAAAAGTTGTTGTATCTGAGAATTGGCTTGGGTATGAACAACTTTTGGGTGCGTAAAAATGTTGTTGAAAATTTAGAAGCTTAAAAGATTTATTTTGTATTCATGTCCTTATCAAATCAGCAAGTATCTTCCGAAGCATTAGAAACACTCAATCCGAACAAAGTGATTCTGCCCATCCTTCTCAGTGTGGCAATCGTGGTATTTTTGTTTGTCAAAGATTTTGAGTTTGGTGCTTTCAACAATATTCAGTGGAGTTTGGGTACGGCCTTTTGGTTTAGCATGGCGGTACTGTGTGTGGTCGTCCGACATTTTGCTTTGATGTATCGCATCAAGTTGCTGACAGGCAATAAGTTGAGTTGGAAACAAAGTTTTGATATTATTAGCCTATGGGAATTTGGTTCCGCTGTCACCCCTTCTGTAGTGGGTGGCACAGCGATTTCTTTGTTTCTCATCACCAAAGAAAAAATCAGCGGCGGCGAAACCCTTTCGGTCATCTTGTCCACTCTATTTTTAGATGGTTTGTTTTTCTTGGTAGGGATTCCATTTTTGTGGATGATATTGGGAAGTACTTTGTTGACTCCAACGCATGACGGACAGATTGCAGTGAGTTCTGCATGGATGTATTCCTTTATTCTGGCCTATGGAGTGATGGTTGTTTACACTGCTTCAATTGGTTATGGCTTATTTATCAGCCCCAAAAGTTTCAAATGGCTGCTAATCAAAGTTACCAAATTGCCTTTCTTCAATCGGTGGAGTGAAAAAGCAGTACAAATAGGCAATGACATGATTATAGCCTCCAATGGATTGAGAGGGAAAAAAATCTCATTTTGGGCAGGTAGTATGGGTGCTACTTTTGCAAGTTGGGGATTGCGTTTTTTGATTCTCAACTGTGTATTATTGGGTTTGACCACGGTAGGAAGTCAATTATTACTTTTTGGCCGTCAATTGATTATTTTCATTTTGATGATTCTTGCTCCAACTCCTGGTGGCAGTGGCGTGGCAGAAGGTTCTGTTCACAGTCTTCTCTCTGATTTTTTCCTCAATGGTACAGGGCAAGTGGATGATGGGCTTCGCCTGATTGTGATAACCGTTTGGAGATTTATTAGTTATATGTTGTATTTGTTTTTGGGGATGATAGTGCTGCGGTATTGGTTGAAGCGAGTGATGGGGAACAAAGAAAGTTGAAAATCCCTATTTTTGTCCACCACAAAAACAAGGAACAATCCCATGACCAACATCCAATTCCAACCATCTTCCAAATCCCAACAAGACTTCTACAAAACCCTTCAAAAACGGGTCAATGCCCATTTTCAAGCCGAACAAACACACAAACACGCCAATAAGTCAATGCTCTTCAAATGCGGTTTGTTCTTCACCACAACCCTCGCCCTATACCTCCTATTCATCTCCAATTGGTTCACTTTCTGGCAATTGTTGCCAATAGCCATTCTATTAGGTTGGTTCAAAGCATTGACAGGTATCAACATCGGACACGATGCTATTCACGGAGCGTTCAGTTCCTCCAAAAAATGGAACGAAGTATTGGGGCGAATTTTTGACCTCTTGGGAGTCAATCCCTACACTTGGCGCATCACCCACAACATCGTTCACCACACCTACACCAACATTCCCGAACACGACTACGACATTGAAGTATCGCCCAAACTCTTGCGAATGTCGCCCAAAGGCATATTGCTGCCACACATGCGCTTCCAACAATATTATGCCTTCGTTTTGTACGGTTTTTCGTCCATCTTTCGAGCATTTAGCCAGGAATATGTGAAGTTTTTCAGCAAAAAATTAGGCGGCTACGACTGTCCAACACCTCCCCGAAAAGAATATGTACATCTATTTTTCTGGCGTTTTTTGTTTTATACACTCTTTTTAGCCGTACCCTTGATGCGTTTATCGCTGGTTTGGTGGCAGGTGATTTTACTATTCATCGTGATGATGTTTATCCAAGGATTATTTTTGGGAGTTGTTTTTCAGTTGGCACACATTGTCGAAAAAGTAGATTTTCCAGCACCGAATCAGGAAGGAGAATTGCAGCACACTTGGGCAGTCCACCAATTGAAGACTACCGCCAATTTTGCAGCCCAAAATCCTGTGGTCAATTTTTTGTGTGGAGGACTCAATACCCAAATCGAACACCATCTTTTCCCCCATATCTGCCACATTCATTATCCGAACATTGCGCCCATTGTAGCCAAAACCGCAGAGGAATTTGGCTTGCCTTACAATGAATACCCCACATTCAGTAGCGCATTGAAGTCACATTTTCGTCAATTGAAGAAATTTGGGCAAGGTGAAACAAAAGCAAAAAATGAATTCGCAGTCAGTTAGGTTTTGAAAACAAAACGGTGATTGTTGTGTTTTTAGGTATCTTTGTATCAACAATTAAAAATTGTAGTAAGGGGTGCTTCAATAACTCATTGAGGCTGAGATGATACCCGTTGAACCTGATGCGGATAATACCGACGAAGGGAACTACTTTAGAGATTGGTTGAATAGTGACTGGTGATGAGTAATTGGTTTACAAAGTAATCCAATAGTTATTGGTCATTTAGTACTTCCCCTACCTCTATTCCATTTTGTTTATCTCTCCTTTTACTTCAATTTCATTTTTTTCAACATTCAATAAGAATAAAAATGAAATACCTAATCAAACCCTTTATTGCAGCACTTTTTGCGCTATCATTTTCCATTTCTATTCATGCCCAACACACCATTTTCGGTACTGTCACCACTGAAAAAAATGACCCTATTGTAGGCGCAAACATCGTATTGACCAATACTTTTGGCGGAACCGTTACCGACGAAAATGGACAATTTCGCTTAGAAAAGTTGAAGCCTGGAAATTACCAACTCCAAATCAGTTTTGTTGGCTTCAAAACTTATACAAAGGAAATCGAACTCATGGAAGATATCCAATTGAAGGTTGCTTTGCCCGAAGCAGATATTCTTTCGGACGAGGTAATTGTTGCAGCGACAAGAGCCTCCAAAAATTCTGCAACGACTTATTCGACCTTAAAAAAGGAAGAAATCGAGCGCATGAATTTGGGGCAAGATGTTCCGTTTTTATTGCAGCAAACACCTTCAACAGTTGTTAATTCCGATGCAGGCGCAGGTATAGGTTATACAGGCATTCGCATCAGAGGCACTGATGCTACCCGTATCAATGTAACCATCAATGGAATACCTCTCAATGATTCTGAATCACATGCCCTTTATTGGGTTAATTCTCCAGATTTGGGTTCTTCGATTGACAATATCCAAATCCAACGAGGAGTCGGTACTTCGACCAATGGCGCAGGGGCATTTGGAGGAAGCATCAACATCATGACGGGTAAACTGAACAAAGATGCTTATGTTGAAACCAACCATACTTTTGGTTCTTTCAACACCCGCAAACACAATGTCGCTTTTGGTTCGGGCTTGCTCAACGATAAGTTTGTGGTCGAAGGGCGTTTGTCTAAAATCAGTTCGGATGGATATGTCGATCGAGCAAGTTCTGATTTGGATTCGTGGTTCATGTCCGCAGCGTATTATGGTAAAAATACCTTGATTCGCTTCAATGCCTTTGCAGGACACGAAGTTACTTATCAGTCTTGGGAAGGTATCGACGCATTTCAATTGGAGAACGACCGGACTGCAAATATTTACACTTATGAAAATCAAGTAGATGATTATGCACAAGACCACTATCAACTACATTTTGCACAGGCTTTGAACACCCATT from Chitinophagales bacterium encodes:
- a CDS encoding lysylphosphatidylglycerol synthase transmembrane domain-containing protein, coding for MSLSNQQVSSEALETLNPNKVILPILLSVAIVVFLFVKDFEFGAFNNIQWSLGTAFWFSMAVLCVVVRHFALMYRIKLLTGNKLSWKQSFDIISLWEFGSAVTPSVVGGTAISLFLITKEKISGGETLSVILSTLFLDGLFFLVGIPFLWMILGSTLLTPTHDGQIAVSSAWMYSFILAYGVMVVYTASIGYGLFISPKSFKWLLIKVTKLPFFNRWSEKAVQIGNDMIIASNGLRGKKISFWAGSMGATFASWGLRFLILNCVLLGLTTVGSQLLLFGRQLIIFILMILAPTPGGSGVAEGSVHSLLSDFFLNGTGQVDDGLRLIVITVWRFISYMLYLFLGMIVLRYWLKRVMGNKES
- a CDS encoding peptidylprolyl isomerase, with protein sequence MKQLFFAFLVCLVFVGCKSNQAPTVTNDSATTDEGLIVTVDVLANDSDTEDGLDISSLKISKEPANGTIKFWDGKVRYTPKAGFTGSDEATYEVCDKNKSKPACASAKISFTVEAMKKVKISTDFGDMTVALYNRTPQHRDNFLKLAKEGFFNDLLFHRVINQFMIQGGDPESRGAEATKQLGAGGPGYTVPAEFDFPDLYHKKGALSAARQGDQMNPQKASSGSQFYVVQGKKVMPQELQQLEQRMKTKYTPEQVETYRSIGGTPFLDGSYTVFGEVVEGLDVIDKIAVVQTAPGDRPVEDVKMTITVIE
- a CDS encoding universal stress protein, producing MKKILFPTDFSANAQNAYTYALHLADKLGASITTLHAYLPINVPANVMVSTVGELTVMQQMEEWADYEEAAKTMHEKAVTEKLESVEVNHEMEEGAAVDVIMETVEEEEIDLIVMGTKGASGFIGALIGSNTAEVIEQATVPVLAIPKNAQYRPIRRMAIATDFDKLQEDAIAKAVEFAQLFDAELHCIYVNTAHNPLIGERMSKLSSHFADTPKLTFEVLEGTDNLYNVEDVLETVNKYVHEKDIDMLVMQTHKRTFFQKLFTVSYTKKMAFHTDIPLLAFK
- a CDS encoding acyl-CoA desaturase, with product MTNIQFQPSSKSQQDFYKTLQKRVNAHFQAEQTHKHANKSMLFKCGLFFTTTLALYLLFISNWFTFWQLLPIAILLGWFKALTGINIGHDAIHGAFSSSKKWNEVLGRIFDLLGVNPYTWRITHNIVHHTYTNIPEHDYDIEVSPKLLRMSPKGILLPHMRFQQYYAFVLYGFSSIFRAFSQEYVKFFSKKLGGYDCPTPPRKEYVHLFFWRFLFYTLFLAVPLMRLSLVWWQVILLFIVMMFIQGLFLGVVFQLAHIVEKVDFPAPNQEGELQHTWAVHQLKTTANFAAQNPVVNFLCGGLNTQIEHHLFPHICHIHYPNIAPIVAKTAEEFGLPYNEYPTFSSALKSHFRQLKKFGQGETKAKNEFAVS
- a CDS encoding segregation/condensation protein A — its product is MEYQIKLPQFEGPFDLLLFFIERDELDIYDIPIAELTMDFLDYMHQMEQLNIELASEFILVAATLMRIKAKMLIPRKELNEEGEEIDPREELVQRLLEYKKYKTVVEELRILEQARAERFERGNTEFEAQQIYQEYSNENDLEAINLYKLMSVFHIVLQRFEERKKEVKHEVVRYPYTIKNQKEDLTQLINSQKELNFQQLFIACENRVHAIFRLLAILEMAQEKLLYLRIGLGMNNFWVRKNVVENLEA